The sequence TGTGATGCTCGCAGTTTCGCTTGCCACGCTCGGCCTCTTCGCGATCGTGGCACTCGTCCCGTTCTTTCAATAAAGGACTTTCTCCGGGCACCACTCCAAGCGCCTCGGCATAGCCTCCGCTGCGAGCTACCACGGAGGTGGCCATCGAGTCGCCAGCTCCGCTGCGCGACCGAAGCTGTTATAAAGGATTGGCACCGCCCCCCGACCCATCCTCACCGGCTGGGCCTTCTGGGTCATCCTTCTTCTCAAGTTCGGAATTCAACGTGTCGCCCGCAGCCTTTCCTCCAAGGGCTCCCAGACCAGCGCCCACAAGAGCGCCCACTGCCATTCCAGCCGGACCTGCGAACGCGCCAACTGCCGCTCCGGCAGCCGCCCCCGCGACCCCTCCGACCGACGTGCCAACTGCCCCGCCAAGACCCTCCATCCGGACGACATGACTGGTGCCATGATCTTTCGCGTTGGGGTGCTCGGCAGGAGTTTCCGGGGAGTCGGGTTGGCGGTCATGGTCGGTCATGGAAGACACCGATTGCAGGAATCATGCCCAAGGCATCCACTAGTACGGGGCCTATCTTACCAATGCCTTCAAGGACCGGCGGTCTGCGCAGGTCCTGACATGCCGAGAGTCCGACGCAAGACGCACTGGGAGAATGCAGCGTGCACGGAACTGGCATTCCGCGATCAATAACGAGCGAACCTGCCCGCGATGAAGCCCACGCCTGCAGCGATGAGGACGACCCGGACCGGTCCAAGCTCGACAAGGTTTCTGAAGCTCGACCCCGGCGGCGAAAGATCGAGGTCTTTGATTTCAACCGGCTTCGTCTCGTTCGCAGTCGCCTGCCCGGACCCTTCTGGATCTACCTCCGGGTGAGTCGCGGTTTCGTGATGCAATGCGGGATTCTTTGGGTATGCGGGAACGTTAGACATGGTGGTCGGGCCTACTGGCATCGAGATCTTTGCAAGCAGTATGCCAGCATGTCCTGGAGCCGGTCGAACCATCGCGGAGAGGCGGCCAGTCCCAGCCCTCTGCTCGTACGGCACGCTACTTGCGAAAGCATCCCATGCTTCTTGCAAAGACTGTTGGCCACCTCCGGGAAGAGCTCTCGCAGCTTGCTTTCCTTGAAGACTTCGGCAACGCCCGCCCGCACCTCACCGGCCCGGATATCGACTTGGCCTTTCAGGAGGCCATCCGGGTCATCGCACCATCACAAAGGGTGGAGGCGATGGAGCGGGAGATGGAAAGGCTGCTCGGAATCGTGAGCGATGAGGAAGAGTAGCGGCTGCGTTTCATCAGAACGCGGCGGGATCAGGTCGAAGCAAAAAGTAACGGCATCCACAATCCACACGCTGAGGTGGATCGGGATGCCGCGAAGCAAGCGGAGTTTCGAAATCCCTCAGGTATCAGGCCGCACCGCGGAGCCCTGATGAAGACGGTCCCAAGCAGCTTTTGCCGCCGCGCGAGCCTGCAACCAGTGAAGCTTCGATTCCCTTCTGGCAGCATCCCACTCGCCGGCCATCAACGGCTCACTCTCTTCAAAACTGGAGTCCGGGCGATAGCGATCAACGCTCATCTGATAAGCCGGCCCGTAATCCGCGAAGTCCTTGTCGTCCTCATAGTAAGGCTCCCGCTTGAAGTTCTCCCGCCAGTAGTCCTCCTCAATGGTGGGATCGATGTTTTCTGCGACCCTCTTACCGGCGAGTCCGCCTGCAATCGCTCCTACCACGCCCCCGATTGCCACGCCGACCGGCCCTCCGATCGCTCCCATCGCGGCCCCGGCGGCAGCACCGCCCGCCGCCCCGATACCTGTCCCCACTGGATGGGAACCAGGCTCGCCGGTCAGTGGGTCGCGGTTGAGATGACGGTCTTTCAGGGCCTCATGCGGCGGCGGTGTCGGGTCGGTCATAGTCCTTGCAGTCTAGCCGCTCCCGTGCCCGCTTCCCTAGATCCGGCTCTCCCCACCCAAGCTTGATGAAGCGATGTTTCGGGCGGGATTCCCCTGCATCCCGGTTTCGGTCGGAAGCATTATGCATCCACCCCATGCATACTGCTATGGACCCGTTGCTTTCGCATGCGATGGGCTTAGGGAGACGACTAACGTTTGTCGATGCGGAGGGCGATCAGGCCGAATAGCAGCGCCCACGCCGCACCGACCGTCCACCCAGCCAGCACGTCGGTTGGCCAGTGTACGCCTAGATACACCCTGCTGACTCCCACCAGCACGGTAACAATCACCGAGACTGCGATCAGGTAGATTCGCAGCGGCCGGCTGGTCTGGGTGCGTGCCAAAAGGATTCCCAGTGTGAGATAGACCACCGCCGCCATCATCGAGTGTCCACTGGGGAAGCTCGCGTTGGTTACCACCGTGCCGTGTGGGACGAGGTCCGGCCGCGGCCGGTCGAATCCACGCTTGAGCAGGGTGCTAAGGAAGGACCCACTGGTGATGGCGATCGCGATGAGCGCGGCAATCCGCGGCCTTTTCAAGAACAGCGCTATCCCGATCGAGACCAGCGTGAGGCCAGTGAGAATCGTGAATCCTCCCAGCGCGGTGAGATCACGCCCCATCTCCTCCAGCCGCCCGGAGCCAATGGGATTGGAAAGGTCACCCGGCTCCCGCATGGCCAGGAGAATCGCCTCGTCAATATGATGGGATTCTCCCTCCCCGATCTCATCCGCGATCTCAAGGAATATCCAAAGGCCACCCGCTATCAACAACAGGACTGCCGGGATCAATGGTTCCTGCCTCCAGCGGCCGAGAACTTGGAGAAATCGATTCATCCCCACTTCCATTATCCCGTGCCGGTGAATTGCAACAGGCATCTCCCTGCCGCCTTTCAAACCAACCGATGAAAGCTGCCCCATGCACGCGCCACCGGCAGCCACCTGGCGTCCTTTCATATCCTTGCTGGTAGATCGCGCAACCTGACCCATGGTCCGCCACATGAAGAACGAAACACCCACACTCGATGCCATCGTCATCGGGGGTGGCCCCGCCGGGCTGAGTGCGGCCATGCTGCTAGGGCGATGCAGGCGGAGAGTGGCGCTTTTCGACGAAGGCCGGCCCCGGAACGAAATGTCGTCGCGGGTGAATTGCTTTCTGGGGATCCCAGCCAGCTCACCCGTTGAGATTCTCCAAACGGGTCGCGGGCAGGTGGCAGCCTACCCCAACGTTTCCATGTTCAAGGACGGCATCGAACAGCTCGAGCAGTCGAACGGGATCTTCCGTGTGGTCTCGAAAGGAGGCGGGCATTTCCACTGCCGGGCCATGGTGATCGCCACCGGCTTGATCGACAGTCTTCCCGACATCCCCGGCATGGCGGAGTGCTACGGGAAGAGCGTCTTCCCCTGTCCCTACTGCGACGGCTGGGAAAATGCCGATGGGCAACTCGCCGTCATCGGATCGGGCAAGCCTGCTGCGGACCTCGCGGCGGAACTCCTCCTGTGGAGCGACTCCGTCGCGCTGTTTGTCACAGGGCAAGCGCTCGATGATGGACTTCGAAAGCGGTTGCAAAGCCTGGGCGTCACCGTCCACGCGAGCCCGGTACTCAAGTTACGCAACGACTCGGGGAAGGTTTCGGCCCTTGAACTGGGAGACGGCACCGTGATCGGGTGCACGGCCATCTTCCTCGTCGCTACCCAGATCCAACATCACGATTTTCTGGACCGGATGGGATGCAACCTGACGGACGGCGGCCAAGCCGAATGCGACGATGCGGGAAGAACCCCCATGCCCGGACTCTTTGTGGCCGGGAATGCCAGCAGTGGGCTTCAACTGGCCATGATTGCTGCCGCCGACGGACTGAAATGCGCGGTGGCCGCAAACGAGTGGCTGCTCCAACAAGATCAGCCCTAACAAATCGGAATCCCACCGGCAAAGCATGTCCCTACTCGCACGATTCCCCTTTCCACCGGAGGCCTCAGCCGCGCAGCTCCCTCTGCTGTATGCCTTGGTGGGGATGGCAATGTTCGCGGCCGCCTTCTTGCCACGGCTGCTGTGGCGCTTGCCGCTGTCGATGCCGATCATCCTGGTCACTTTCGGTTATGCCGTCTTCGCATTGCCTCTAGGCCTCCCACGGCCGGATCCTCAGGTGCAGGGCTACGCGACCGAAAAGCTGTGCGAAGCGGTGGTCATCGTCTCGCTGATGGGTGCCGGCCTGAAGATCGACAGGCCTTTCCAATGGAGGGCATGGAACGGCACATGGCGGCTGCTGGGGATCACCATGCCCCTGACCATCGCGGCGACCGCGCTGGCAGGCTGGGGGCTGGCCGGTCTGGCTCCTGCGGCGGCACTGCTGTTAGGCGCAGTCATCGCCCCCACCGATCCGGTGCTGGCGTCGGAGATCCAGGTGGGTCCGCCGCAGCGTGGCTCCCACGATGTGGAAGTCCACGGCAACAACGCCCCCGCCGAGAAGGAGGAAGACGAGTTCCGCTTCATCCTCACGTCGGAGGCCGGCCTCAATGACGCGATGGCGTTTCCTTTCGTCCATGCAGCTCTGGCGCTTGCGATCTCCGCCGCCTGGGGTGACTGGGTGGTGGACTGGGCGCTGGGCGATGTGGTCTATCGCCTCGTAGTGGGCGGTCTGAGCGGAGCACTGCTCGGCAACATCCTCGGACGTCTCATCCTCTCCATCCCAGCCCGTAGCCGCACGGCCACTGCCATGGTGGGCCCCGGGGCGCTGGCGGCCACGCTCATGATCTACGGGGTCACCGAGGCCCTCGCAGGCTACGGCTTCCTCGCCGTCTTCGTGGGAGCGCTGGCAATACGCAATCAACGCCGCGAACATCGCTTTCACGAGGCGCTCCACTCCTTTTCCGAAATGGCGGAGCGGGTCCTGACCGCGATCGTCCTGTTCGCATTCGGAGGTGCGATCGCCGGCGGGTTGCTTGCACCGCTGGACGCATCGCTGGTGATCGCTGCCGTCTTGACAGTGATTCTCATCCGCCCGCTGGCGGGAATGATCGGGCTGGCGGGATTCACTGAGGCCAGCGGCAGGGAAAGATGGGCGATCAGCTTCTTCGGCGTGCGGGGAATCGGCTCGCTCTACTATTTGGCCTACGCCTTGGGCCGACACGACTTCGCGGACGCCGGGCGGCTTTGGGCGTTCACGGCGCTGGTCGTGCTAATGTCCATCGTGCTGCACGGTATCCTCGCCACGCCGATCGTGCGCCGCCTGGATCGTCACCGGTCGGAAGGACCATCCGCAGGTTGATCATCGCGTCAGCGGACCCTCGGCAAGGCGCACGGAACGGATGCAGTGTGCACCTTCGGCGCCGCAATTCACCCGAGGCCTATGAACAAGCCCCTGCCTTGAATGGGAAATTTTCGCCGTCGGTCATCCACGGAGTCCATTTGCCGCTAATGAAAGAAGCTTGGATCAGTGCGTGCAAAGAGCAGTCGAACTCCGACCACGACCTTCACCAACACCCAACTCATGCAACGGCAACGACCGACCATCTGGCAGATGCTTCGCCAAACCGGAGACGAGTTCATCGAGGACGGCGCTCTCAGCCTGAGCGCTGCACTTGCCTACTACTCGATCTTCTCCATCGCTCCCCTGCTGGTGATCGCGGTCGCGATTGCGGGGACACTGGTGGATGCCAATACGGTCAACGAGGAACTCGGCTCCTTTCTCAAACAATCGCTCGGTCCGGGTGCCTTCGCCGTGGAGGAGATGGTGCAGAGCGCCCGACGACCGGCCACCAATGCGTGGGTTTCGCTCGGAGGCGTCGCGATGCTGCTATTCGGAGCGAGTGGAGTCTTCGGCCAATTGCAGGAAGCGCTGAATACCGTATGGGGAGTGAAGCGTCGCGACGGCCGCGGAATCCGGGGATTCATCAAGGACCGCTTCCTGTCTTTCGCCATGGTCCTTGGCACCGGCTTCCTGCTGCTGGTCTCGATGCTCTTGACGGCATCGCTGGAAGGGGCGGCGAAATATGCGGCGAGCGCGTTTGATACAGCGCCCGCGATCGTGGCCGCGATGGGTACCCTCGTGACCTTCCTGGTCGTGTGGGGACTGTTTGCCGCGATCTTCAAGGTGCTGCCGGATGCGAGGATACGTTGGCGCGACGTGGTGACCGGCTCGCTGGTGACGGCCGCATTGTTCGTTGCCGGAAAGTTCGCCATCTCATGGTATTTGGGCCGCGAGGCCACTGCCTCGGCCTATGGAGCTGCCGGTTCCCTCGCGCTGGTGTTGCTGTGGGTTTATTACTCATCGATCATTCTGCTCTTCGGCGCGGAATTCACCCAGGTCCGCGCCAATGCTTCCGGACGGACCATTCAGCCGGACAAAGACGCCGTGGCAGTGGGACCACCCGTCGCGAAGGAAGAGTAAGATCATGGACTCTGAGAAACGACCCGCGGGAAAAATTGGCGCGAGGTCTGCGAAGAAGATTCCCCCCGGTGCCTAAGCCCAAGGTTCACCGGGCGTGAGAGGCTCGTCATCGGTCACGTGCCTTCCACCCGCATCTCCGACCGGCGAATGAGCTTACAAACCCACATGCACAATGAAGACGGAACTTTCAGAACAGCAGACGCAGCAGAAATCCTCCGGCCCACAAGCGACCGATGATCTCACGATCGCCGAAACCCTGCGCATCTGGAAGGAGGCGCAAGCGGAGAAGGGCGAGGAAGGCTACTCCGACAGCCAGCATCCCGAATTCACTATCCCGGAGGAACGGGCCGTAAAGTTCATCGAGGAATTCGGCCCTCTGCACCCGGGCGA is a genomic window of Luteolibacter arcticus containing:
- a CDS encoding phosphatase PAP2 family protein — protein: MAALSPAGPPPMTMASSVGVSFFMWRTMGQVARSTSKDMKGRQVAAGGACMGQLSSVGLKGGREMPVAIHRHGIMEVGMNRFLQVLGRWRQEPLIPAVLLLIAGGLWIFLEIADEIGEGESHHIDEAILLAMREPGDLSNPIGSGRLEEMGRDLTALGGFTILTGLTLVSIGIALFLKRPRIAALIAIAITSGSFLSTLLKRGFDRPRPDLVPHGTVVTNASFPSGHSMMAAVVYLTLGILLARTQTSRPLRIYLIAVSVIVTVLVGVSRVYLGVHWPTDVLAGWTVGAAWALLFGLIALRIDKR
- a CDS encoding NAD(P)/FAD-dependent oxidoreductase; the protein is MLLGRCRRRVALFDEGRPRNEMSSRVNCFLGIPASSPVEILQTGRGQVAAYPNVSMFKDGIEQLEQSNGIFRVVSKGGGHFHCRAMVIATGLIDSLPDIPGMAECYGKSVFPCPYCDGWENADGQLAVIGSGKPAADLAAELLLWSDSVALFVTGQALDDGLRKRLQSLGVTVHASPVLKLRNDSGKVSALELGDGTVIGCTAIFLVATQIQHHDFLDRMGCNLTDGGQAECDDAGRTPMPGLFVAGNASSGLQLAMIAAADGLKCAVAANEWLLQQDQP
- a CDS encoding cation:proton antiporter, whose product is MSLLARFPFPPEASAAQLPLLYALVGMAMFAAAFLPRLLWRLPLSMPIILVTFGYAVFALPLGLPRPDPQVQGYATEKLCEAVVIVSLMGAGLKIDRPFQWRAWNGTWRLLGITMPLTIAATALAGWGLAGLAPAAALLLGAVIAPTDPVLASEIQVGPPQRGSHDVEVHGNNAPAEKEEDEFRFILTSEAGLNDAMAFPFVHAALALAISAAWGDWVVDWALGDVVYRLVVGGLSGALLGNILGRLILSIPARSRTATAMVGPGALAATLMIYGVTEALAGYGFLAVFVGALAIRNQRREHRFHEALHSFSEMAERVLTAIVLFAFGGAIAGGLLAPLDASLVIAAVLTVILIRPLAGMIGLAGFTEASGRERWAISFFGVRGIGSLYYLAYALGRHDFADAGRLWAFTALVVLMSIVLHGILATPIVRRLDRHRSEGPSAG
- a CDS encoding YihY/virulence factor BrkB family protein yields the protein MQRQRPTIWQMLRQTGDEFIEDGALSLSAALAYYSIFSIAPLLVIAVAIAGTLVDANTVNEELGSFLKQSLGPGAFAVEEMVQSARRPATNAWVSLGGVAMLLFGASGVFGQLQEALNTVWGVKRRDGRGIRGFIKDRFLSFAMVLGTGFLLLVSMLLTASLEGAAKYAASAFDTAPAIVAAMGTLVTFLVVWGLFAAIFKVLPDARIRWRDVVTGSLVTAALFVAGKFAISWYLGREATASAYGAAGSLALVLLWVYYSSIILLFGAEFTQVRANASGRTIQPDKDAVAVGPPVAKEE